A genomic segment from Bacillus cereus G9842 encodes:
- a CDS encoding peptide ABC transporter substrate-binding protein — MKKKIPVFVVSTVAMSMILGACSYQKDEPQANAKGDSGKSGAKQVLNLIETQEIPTMDPALSADAVSSKVMNNTMEGLYRLGKDDKLVPGVAKEFKKSEDGKKYTFKLREDAKWSNGEPLTAKDFVYAWQRAINPDTAAKSAYIMYDIKNAEKINKKEMSPDQLGVKAIDDYTLEVELDNSIPYLVDLMVYPIFYPVNEKFVKEQGAKFGLEANTTLYNGPFTLSDWQHERSFKMTKSSSYWDNKEVKLEEVNFNIVKDTSTPINLYETNAIDRATLLAEFIDKYKGKPDFKTVEETSVFFLRLNQKDPALANKNIRKAISLAFDRKPFVDTLLNNGSKPATGLIPDNFIKGPDKKDFRAENGDIVKPNVKEAKKYWEAGTKELGKNEIELELLNEDVELSKKTGEYLKGELEKNLPGLTVKIKQQPFAQKLKLEDAGDYVMSFSGWGADFPDPITYLDMFVTDGSQNKMKYSNPKYDEIIMKAKKDGSDVNARWKNLLEAEKMLLDDAAIVPVYQRGRAYLQRETIKDMYNHKYGPDVSFKWASVGK; from the coding sequence ATGAAAAAAAAGATACCAGTTTTTGTAGTATCAACAGTAGCAATGAGCATGATATTAGGGGCATGTAGCTACCAAAAAGATGAACCGCAAGCAAACGCAAAAGGGGATAGCGGGAAAAGCGGTGCGAAGCAAGTTCTTAATTTAATTGAAACACAAGAAATTCCAACGATGGACCCAGCATTATCAGCTGACGCAGTTTCTTCAAAAGTAATGAACAACACGATGGAAGGTCTATACCGCCTTGGAAAAGATGATAAGTTAGTTCCAGGTGTAGCAAAAGAATTTAAAAAGTCAGAAGACGGTAAAAAATATACATTTAAATTACGTGAAGACGCGAAATGGTCAAACGGTGAGCCTTTAACGGCGAAAGATTTTGTATACGCATGGCAAAGAGCAATCAACCCAGACACAGCTGCGAAATCAGCATACATTATGTATGATATAAAAAATGCAGAGAAAATTAATAAAAAAGAGATGAGTCCTGATCAATTAGGTGTAAAAGCAATTGATGATTACACATTAGAAGTAGAATTAGACAATTCTATTCCATATCTTGTAGATTTAATGGTATATCCAATCTTTTATCCTGTAAATGAGAAATTTGTGAAAGAGCAAGGTGCGAAGTTTGGTTTGGAAGCGAACACAACGCTTTACAACGGACCATTTACATTAAGTGATTGGCAACATGAACGCAGTTTTAAAATGACAAAGAGCTCATCATATTGGGACAATAAAGAAGTGAAGCTTGAAGAAGTAAACTTTAATATTGTAAAAGATACATCTACGCCAATTAACTTATATGAAACAAATGCAATCGATCGAGCGACGTTATTAGCAGAGTTCATCGATAAATATAAAGGAAAACCAGATTTCAAAACAGTAGAAGAGACATCTGTATTTTTCCTACGCTTAAATCAAAAAGATCCAGCTTTAGCAAATAAAAATATTCGTAAAGCAATTTCCCTTGCTTTTGATCGTAAGCCGTTCGTTGATACATTATTAAATAACGGTTCTAAGCCAGCAACAGGATTAATTCCTGATAACTTCATTAAAGGTCCGGATAAAAAGGATTTCCGTGCTGAAAATGGTGATATTGTAAAACCAAATGTGAAAGAAGCAAAAAAATATTGGGAAGCTGGTACAAAAGAGCTTGGAAAAAATGAAATTGAATTAGAGTTATTAAATGAAGATGTTGAATTATCTAAGAAAACTGGTGAATATTTAAAAGGTGAACTGGAAAAGAATTTACCAGGCTTAACAGTGAAAATTAAACAACAACCATTCGCACAAAAGTTGAAATTAGAAGATGCGGGTGATTATGTCATGTCATTCTCTGGATGGGGGGCAGACTTCCCAGATCCGATCACATATCTTGATATGTTTGTAACAGATGGGTCACAAAATAAGATGAAGTACTCTAATCCGAAATACGATGAAATCATTATGAAAGCGAAAAAAGATGGAAGCGATGTAAATGCTCGCTGGAAAAACTTACTTGAGGCAGAAAAAATGTTACTTGATGACGCTGCGATTGTTCCAGTATACCAACGTGGTAGAGCATACTTACAAAGAGAAACAATTAAAGATATGTACAACCATAAATATGGCCCTGATGTGAGCTTCAAATGGGCATCCGTAGGGAAATAA
- the spx gene encoding transcriptional regulator Spx, producing MVTLYSSPSCTSCRKAKLWLEENHIPYTERNIFSDPLTIEEIKEILRMTESGTDEIISTRSKVFQELNVNLESLPLQDLYKMIRDYPGILRRPIMIDEKRLQVGYNEDEIRRFLPRTVRTFQLREAQRLVN from the coding sequence ATGGTAACATTATATAGTTCTCCAAGCTGTACGTCTTGTAGAAAGGCGAAATTATGGCTAGAGGAAAATCATATTCCCTATACAGAACGTAATATTTTCTCAGATCCATTAACAATTGAGGAAATTAAAGAGATTTTACGTATGACAGAAAGCGGAACGGATGAGATTATTTCTACTCGTTCGAAAGTTTTCCAAGAATTGAATGTAAACTTAGAATCTTTACCACTTCAAGATTTATATAAGATGATTCGTGACTATCCAGGGATTTTACGTCGTCCAATTATGATTGACGAGAAACGCCTTCAAGTTGGTTACAACGAAGACGAAATTCGCCGTTTCTTACCACGTACAGTAAGAACGTTCCAATTACGTGAAGCACAACGTCTTGTAAATTAA
- a CDS encoding TerC family protein, whose translation MDLEFLTSVLMIVGIDVVLGGDNAIVIALASRNLPESKRNKAILIGTLLAIVLRIALTILAVYLLDIPFLQLIGGVLLTLIAVNLLTDNNNDLSAIQGKTTLFQAVRTIVFADLVMGFDNVIAIAGAAHGRFLLVIIGLLISIPIIIWGSKLILILMERFPFLIYCGAAILAYTAGKMVTHEDRLATFFHNNPSFTASIPYLFIFTILCIGFIVQQVRLRNVKH comes from the coding sequence ATGGACTTAGAGTTTTTAACATCCGTACTAATGATTGTCGGTATCGATGTTGTATTAGGTGGTGACAATGCAATTGTCATCGCACTAGCTAGCCGAAATTTACCTGAATCGAAACGAAATAAAGCTATTTTGATTGGTACTCTTTTAGCAATCGTACTAAGAATTGCCCTTACTATATTAGCTGTCTATTTACTCGACATTCCATTTCTACAACTGATTGGCGGGGTTTTACTTACATTAATTGCAGTCAATTTATTAACTGATAATAACAACGATCTTTCTGCTATTCAAGGAAAAACAACTTTATTCCAAGCTGTGCGGACAATTGTTTTCGCGGATCTCGTTATGGGGTTTGATAATGTTATTGCCATTGCAGGTGCAGCTCACGGGAGATTTTTACTCGTCATAATTGGCTTACTCATTTCTATCCCTATTATTATTTGGGGCAGCAAACTTATTTTAATACTTATGGAACGATTTCCATTCCTCATTTATTGCGGTGCAGCGATTCTTGCCTATACTGCAGGAAAAATGGTTACACATGAAGACAGACTTGCCACCTTTTTTCATAACAACCCAAGTTTCACTGCAAGCATTCCTTATTTGTTCATTTTCACTATTTTATGCATCGGCTTTATCGTACAACAAGTTCGATTACGCAATGTGAAACATTAA
- the mecA gene encoding adaptor protein MecA: MDIERINDHTMKFFITYIDIEDRGFNREEIWYDRERSEELFWEMMDEARDHDDFFIDGPLWIQVQAVDKGIEVLVTKAELSKDGQKLELPIGVDKIIDIPLDEGIESLFQQELVEEVEEQTGTNFNEDGTFGFLIKFNDFEDVISLSHRLIFEDIKDELYSFENRYYVYVEFDEVLHDEEEIDRILSIILEYGEESTLTIHRVSEYGKQIVKEHALETIRNNFPAKT, encoded by the coding sequence TTGGATATTGAAAGAATTAATGATCATACGATGAAATTTTTTATTACGTACATTGATATAGAGGATAGAGGATTTAATCGTGAAGAAATTTGGTATGATCGCGAACGAAGTGAAGAGCTCTTTTGGGAGATGATGGACGAAGCTCGTGATCATGACGATTTCTTTATTGATGGGCCGTTATGGATTCAAGTGCAAGCAGTCGATAAAGGGATTGAAGTACTTGTCACGAAAGCAGAGCTTTCAAAGGACGGACAAAAGCTGGAACTACCGATAGGGGTAGACAAAATTATAGATATTCCTCTAGATGAAGGCATCGAATCATTATTCCAACAAGAGTTAGTCGAAGAGGTAGAAGAACAAACAGGAACAAACTTTAATGAAGATGGTACGTTTGGCTTTTTAATTAAATTTAATGATTTTGAAGATGTCATTTCATTAAGTCATCGTCTTATCTTTGAAGATATAAAAGATGAGCTGTATTCATTTGAGAACCGCTATTATGTATATGTGGAATTCGATGAAGTGCTACATGATGAAGAAGAAATCGATCGTATTTTAAGTATTATTTTAGAATATGGGGAAGAATCAACTTTAACAATTCATCGTGTAAGTGAGTATGGAAAACAAATTGTGAAAGAGCATGCGCTTGAAACGATTCGCAATAATTTTCCTGCTAAAACGTAG
- a CDS encoding cardiolipin synthase has product MKNTLKLIFFILLLFALFVSLRMFIDVAFYSDVIGIKDVSILGIISILFTVSAFLIGCVIFLENRHPSKTLTWLIVLGIFPVFGFFAYLLFGQNFRRKRMFQKKALLDEQAFLQYKGHEDYEERILRNHKHQELLFRLADRLGALNISFQTETRTLTNGDETFQAILDGLKRAKHHIHMEYYIVRDDKLGTEIKDILIQKSKEGVVVRFLYDAVGSFKLSKSYIEELNDAGVEMIPFFPVRFPILNDKINYRNHRKIVVIDGNEGFVGGLNIGDEYLGKSKYFGFWRDTHLYLRGEAVQSLQLIFLQDWFYMTGEAVLAPEYLQAKAVEGDHWGGVQLVAGGPDNKWETIKHLYFAMIASARKSIWIATPYFIPDDDILSALKVAALAGIDVRLLMPSKPDKRTVFYASRSYFPELLDAGVKIYEYEKGFLHSKVVIVDSDLASIGTANMDMRSFHLNFEVNAFLYDTDSIKRLVQDFKDDLEESSEIHVDHFHKRRLHRRIVESTYRLLSPLL; this is encoded by the coding sequence ATGAAAAATACGTTAAAGCTGATTTTCTTTATCCTGCTATTGTTCGCATTATTTGTTTCGTTACGTATGTTTATTGATGTAGCATTTTATTCAGATGTGATTGGGATAAAAGATGTTTCGATTTTAGGTATTATTAGTATTTTATTTACAGTATCTGCGTTTTTAATTGGTTGCGTTATTTTCTTAGAAAATCGCCATCCATCTAAAACACTTACATGGTTAATTGTGTTAGGGATTTTTCCGGTATTTGGCTTCTTTGCTTATTTATTATTTGGACAAAATTTTCGGAGAAAAAGAATGTTTCAAAAGAAGGCGTTACTTGATGAACAGGCGTTTTTACAATATAAAGGGCATGAAGATTACGAAGAAAGAATTTTACGCAATCATAAGCATCAAGAGCTGTTATTTCGTTTAGCGGATCGCCTAGGCGCTTTAAATATTTCATTTCAAACTGAAACGAGGACATTAACAAATGGAGATGAAACGTTTCAGGCCATTTTAGATGGATTAAAACGAGCAAAACATCACATTCATATGGAATATTACATTGTGCGTGATGATAAATTAGGAACAGAAATTAAAGATATTTTAATACAAAAATCAAAAGAAGGCGTTGTTGTTCGTTTTTTATATGATGCGGTTGGAAGTTTTAAGTTATCAAAATCGTATATTGAAGAATTAAACGATGCAGGTGTTGAAATGATTCCGTTTTTTCCTGTGCGCTTTCCGATTTTAAACGATAAGATTAATTATCGAAATCATAGGAAAATTGTTGTGATTGATGGGAACGAAGGGTTTGTAGGCGGATTAAATATCGGTGATGAGTATTTAGGGAAAAGTAAATATTTTGGCTTTTGGCGAGACACGCATTTGTATTTACGTGGTGAAGCGGTTCAAAGTTTACAGCTTATTTTCCTTCAAGATTGGTTTTATATGACTGGAGAGGCTGTGCTAGCTCCTGAATATTTACAAGCAAAAGCAGTTGAGGGTGATCATTGGGGAGGCGTGCAGCTCGTTGCAGGCGGCCCTGATAATAAGTGGGAAACGATTAAGCATTTATATTTCGCAATGATCGCTTCTGCTCGGAAATCTATTTGGATTGCAACGCCGTATTTCATTCCGGATGATGATATTTTATCCGCATTAAAGGTAGCTGCGCTTGCTGGTATTGATGTTCGTTTGTTAATGCCGAGTAAGCCTGATAAGCGTACTGTCTTTTACGCATCGAGATCGTACTTCCCAGAGCTTTTAGATGCAGGGGTAAAGATATATGAGTATGAAAAAGGTTTTCTCCATAGTAAAGTTGTCATTGTCGATTCTGATTTAGCTTCAATTGGGACAGCTAATATGGATATGAGAAGTTTTCATTTGAATTTTGAAGTAAATGCCTTTTTATATGATACAGATAGCATTAAAAGACTTGTTCAAGACTTTAAAGATGATTTAGAAGAATCAAGTGAAATTCATGTCGATCATTTTCATAAAAGGCGTCTTCATAGACGAATTGTTGAATCAACGTACCGGTTATTATCCCCTTTATTATAA
- a CDS encoding competence protein CoiA: MITIFIAKRENGEKIHLLYNCNEELLRRMRQQERFFCVACGKEVQMKLGKQKSWHFAHKKVDSCLAFYEAESMYHRHGKELLYRWFERQNFHVDIEHYLPQIQQRPDIFIERAGRKIAIEYQCANLSIEQLYKRTYSYWRAGIQVIWIIGGNQLKKQSAYWMKFSSLMAFSLQSYPQPFLIFFCSKQKAFMKCAFLTSFSTSVSFSHTIYLPTETTTFELLFSPVPFQKEILDREWKQRKDYFRKNALPIWNYNYKSLLRLLYQFKCTPASFPSEIGVPLPSGFAFQTNPFIWQAFLYMKCIGELAVGECITLQYVCSYVKKYTKRRMLPYFSKHIWKVAVTEYMTFLCYTGVLRKVETYKYRKIRGIVMLKTEEEVMKYDETCLAYALSLFEAKYNMREGKGDIIKTDCEGIT; this comes from the coding sequence GTGATTACGATATTTATAGCTAAAAGAGAAAACGGAGAAAAAATTCATTTACTCTACAATTGTAATGAAGAGCTTTTGCGCCGTATGCGTCAACAGGAACGATTCTTTTGTGTAGCTTGTGGAAAGGAAGTACAAATGAAATTAGGGAAACAAAAAAGTTGGCATTTTGCTCATAAAAAAGTGGATTCATGTCTTGCCTTTTATGAAGCGGAATCTATGTATCATAGGCACGGTAAAGAATTGTTATATAGATGGTTCGAACGTCAAAACTTTCATGTAGATATAGAGCATTATCTGCCCCAGATTCAGCAACGACCAGATATTTTTATAGAGAGAGCAGGGAGAAAAATTGCGATTGAATACCAATGCGCAAATCTTTCTATAGAGCAGCTGTACAAACGAACCTATTCGTATTGGCGAGCGGGTATACAGGTCATTTGGATCATTGGTGGAAATCAATTGAAAAAGCAATCTGCATATTGGATGAAATTTTCCTCACTTATGGCTTTCTCCTTACAATCTTATCCTCAACCATTTCTTATTTTCTTCTGTTCCAAACAAAAAGCATTTATGAAATGCGCGTTTCTCACTTCTTTTTCTACAAGCGTCTCTTTCTCACATACTATATATTTACCAACTGAAACTACTACTTTTGAACTACTCTTTTCCCCTGTTCCTTTCCAAAAAGAAATATTAGACCGAGAATGGAAGCAACGAAAGGACTATTTTCGAAAAAATGCTTTGCCTATTTGGAATTATAATTATAAGTCACTATTACGCCTCTTATATCAATTTAAATGTACCCCAGCGAGCTTTCCTTCTGAAATTGGTGTTCCACTTCCTTCTGGATTTGCTTTTCAAACAAACCCATTTATATGGCAAGCTTTTCTATATATGAAGTGTATAGGGGAGCTTGCAGTAGGAGAGTGTATTACTCTTCAATATGTGTGTAGTTATGTAAAAAAGTATACGAAAAGGCGTATGCTCCCGTACTTTTCAAAGCATATATGGAAAGTAGCAGTTACTGAATATATGACATTCTTATGTTATACAGGTGTATTACGTAAAGTGGAGACTTATAAGTACCGGAAAATAAGGGGGATCGTTATGTTAAAAACAGAGGAGGAGGTTATGAAATATGATGAAACTTGTTTAGCGTATGCCTTATCTTTATTTGAGGCAAAGTACAACATGAGAGAAGGAAAAGGGGATATAATAAAGACTGATTGTGAAGGAATTACATAA
- the pepF gene encoding oligoendopeptidase F: protein MSEQNKAKTLPDRNEIEEASTWRLEDIFQTDAEWEKEFQAIKELLPKLTEFKGKLGDSADNLLEALQYEDEISMRLGKLYTYAHMRYDQDTTNSVYQALNDRATNLYSQVSSSTAYIVPEILSVSEDTLQTFLKENRDLSVYEHALEEITRQRPHVLSEAEEALLAEASEVMSSSSNTFGMLNNADLKFPSIKGEDGEEIEITHGRYIQFLESDDGRVREDAFKAVYETYGKFKNTFASTLSGAVKRNNFNARVRKYDSARQAALSNNNIPEAVYDQLVETVNDNLHLLHRYIDIRKRALGLDELHMYDLYTPLVPEVKMNVKYEEAQDLLLKSLNVLGDEYVDILKEAYENRWVDVYENKGKRSGAYSSGAYGTNPYILMNWHDNVNNLFTLAHEFGHSVHSYYTRKTQPHVYGDYSIFVAEVASTCNEALLNDYLLKTTEDKKERLYLLNHYLEGFRGTVFRQTMFAEFEHIIHKKVQEGHAVTPDMLTEIYYDLNKKYFGDALVIDEEIGLEWSRIPHFYYNYYVYQYATGFSAATALSKQILEEGQPAVERYINEFLKAGSSDYPIEVLKKAGVDMASPEPVKEALQVFEEKLNELEALLFEEK, encoded by the coding sequence ATGTCTGAACAAAACAAAGCGAAAACATTACCAGATCGCAATGAGATTGAAGAAGCAAGTACGTGGCGATTAGAAGATATTTTCCAAACAGATGCAGAATGGGAAAAAGAATTCCAAGCTATTAAAGAGCTATTACCGAAGTTAACTGAATTTAAAGGGAAACTTGGTGACTCTGCGGACAATTTGCTTGAGGCATTGCAATATGAAGACGAAATTTCAATGCGATTAGGTAAGCTATATACATATGCTCATATGCGTTACGATCAAGATACAACAAACTCTGTATATCAAGCATTAAATGATCGCGCAACAAATTTATATTCACAAGTATCTAGTAGCACAGCGTATATTGTACCTGAAATTTTGTCGGTTTCAGAAGATACACTGCAAACATTCTTGAAGGAAAATAGAGATTTAAGTGTATATGAACATGCATTAGAAGAAATTACACGTCAACGCCCGCACGTATTATCAGAAGCTGAGGAGGCTTTATTAGCGGAAGCATCTGAAGTAATGAGTTCATCAAGCAATACATTTGGTATGTTGAATAACGCGGATTTAAAATTCCCATCTATTAAAGGTGAAGACGGAGAAGAAATAGAAATTACACATGGTCGTTACATTCAGTTTTTAGAAAGTGATGATGGCCGTGTTCGCGAAGATGCATTTAAAGCTGTATATGAAACGTACGGGAAATTTAAAAATACATTCGCAAGTACGTTAAGCGGAGCAGTAAAACGTAATAATTTCAATGCGCGTGTTCGTAAATATGATTCTGCTCGCCAAGCTGCACTAAGCAATAATAATATTCCGGAAGCAGTATATGATCAACTTGTTGAAACGGTAAATGACAACTTACATTTATTACACCGTTACATCGATATTCGTAAGCGTGCATTAGGACTTGATGAGCTTCACATGTATGATTTATATACACCACTTGTACCAGAAGTGAAAATGAATGTGAAATACGAAGAAGCGCAAGACCTTTTATTAAAATCTTTAAACGTACTTGGTGATGAATATGTTGATATTTTGAAAGAAGCATATGAAAATCGCTGGGTAGATGTGTATGAGAATAAAGGAAAACGAAGCGGGGCATATTCATCTGGTGCATATGGAACAAATCCGTATATTTTAATGAACTGGCATGATAATGTAAATAATTTATTTACACTTGCTCATGAATTTGGTCATTCGGTGCATAGTTACTATACAAGAAAAACACAACCGCACGTATATGGTGATTATTCCATCTTCGTAGCAGAAGTGGCATCAACTTGTAATGAAGCGCTTCTAAATGATTATTTATTAAAAACGACAGAAGATAAGAAAGAGCGTCTATATTTATTAAATCATTATTTAGAAGGGTTCCGTGGTACTGTATTCCGTCAAACGATGTTTGCAGAGTTTGAACATATTATTCATAAGAAAGTACAAGAAGGACATGCTGTTACGCCAGACATGCTAACGGAAATCTACTACGATTTAAATAAGAAATATTTCGGTGACGCTTTAGTAATCGACGAAGAGATTGGTTTAGAATGGTCTCGTATTCCGCACTTCTACTACAACTATTACGTATATCAATACGCAACAGGATTTAGTGCAGCGACAGCTCTATCTAAACAGATTTTAGAAGAAGGACAACCAGCAGTAGAACGTTATATTAACGAATTCTTAAAAGCAGGAAGCTCTGATTATCCAATTGAAGTGCTGAAAAAAGCAGGAGTAGATATGGCATCTCCTGAACCAGTAAAAGAGGCACTACAAGTATTTGAAGAGAAATTAAATGAATTAGAAGCATTATTATTTGAAGAAAAGTAA
- a CDS encoding ClpXP adapter SpxH family protein: MDKQEAKHINMPSPSACEHKSVEAYLFIDPLCKDCWEIEPFIIKLWLEYGKYFSIRHIVTGKVDGTNASSHKWNKPANIRFVWEKTTSLQGFSCDGKVHMQEASSTPYLVSMAIKAAELQGRKAGSKFLRKLQEYIFLENVSTPDCELLLACAKDSNIDVEEFKKDLHSASAKKAFQCDLKFTNEMHITEIPSLVFFHANSDEEGIKIAGNYSYDVYVQLLKELVKCEIEPEPLPPLEALLEATQFISSKEVAFIYDCPQQEIERELKKLQLKRKVQMIEVKCERYWKWIAKEKDLV; encoded by the coding sequence ATGGATAAGCAGGAAGCAAAGCATATAAATATGCCATCTCCTTCCGCATGCGAGCATAAGTCTGTAGAAGCATATTTATTTATTGATCCACTTTGTAAAGATTGCTGGGAAATTGAGCCTTTTATTATTAAACTATGGCTTGAATACGGGAAATACTTCTCTATTCGTCATATCGTAACAGGAAAAGTGGATGGAACGAACGCTTCCTCACACAAATGGAATAAACCTGCTAATATTCGATTTGTGTGGGAAAAGACAACAAGTTTACAAGGTTTTTCATGTGATGGAAAGGTACATATGCAAGAAGCATCGTCAACACCATATTTAGTTTCGATGGCGATTAAGGCAGCGGAGTTACAGGGCCGAAAAGCAGGTTCGAAGTTTTTGCGAAAACTCCAAGAATACATTTTCCTTGAAAATGTATCAACCCCTGACTGCGAACTATTACTTGCATGTGCGAAAGATAGCAATATTGATGTAGAAGAATTTAAAAAAGATCTACATTCTGCTAGTGCAAAAAAAGCTTTCCAATGTGACTTGAAATTCACGAATGAAATGCATATTACAGAAATACCCTCCCTCGTCTTTTTTCATGCGAACTCAGATGAAGAAGGTATTAAAATCGCTGGAAATTATTCCTACGATGTATACGTACAATTATTGAAAGAACTTGTAAAATGTGAAATTGAGCCAGAACCATTACCACCTTTAGAAGCATTACTAGAAGCAACACAATTTATATCTTCAAAAGAAGTAGCATTTATTTATGACTGTCCGCAGCAAGAAATTGAGCGCGAACTTAAAAAATTACAACTGAAACGAAAAGTACAAATGATTGAAGTAAAATGCGAACGTTATTGGAAATGGATAGCAAAAGAAAAAGACCTGGTGTAA
- a CDS encoding globin domain-containing protein produces the protein MSKQPMTPFEAIGGEQCIAILVDTFYSYVSKHPDLSPIFPEDLTETARKQKQFLTQYLGGPNLYTEEHGHPMLRARHLPFEITPKRAEAWLSCMEQAMDDTGVHGHIREFVFERLALTAQHMVNTPNETGEV, from the coding sequence ATGAGCAAGCAACCGATGACACCATTTGAAGCAATTGGCGGTGAACAATGCATTGCAATATTAGTAGATACATTTTATTCCTATGTCAGTAAACACCCTGACTTATCTCCCATCTTCCCGGAAGATTTAACAGAAACCGCTAGGAAGCAGAAGCAATTTTTAACACAATATTTAGGTGGTCCTAATTTGTACACTGAAGAACATGGTCATCCTATGTTAAGAGCACGCCATCTTCCGTTTGAGATTACTCCAAAACGAGCAGAGGCTTGGCTATCATGTATGGAGCAAGCAATGGATGATACTGGAGTGCATGGTCATATAAGAGAGTTTGTTTTTGAACGTTTAGCATTAACCGCTCAGCATATGGTTAATACTCCAAACGAAACAGGTGAAGTGTAA